The Brachybacterium huguangmaarense genome contains a region encoding:
- the tsaE gene encoding tRNA (adenosine(37)-N6)-threonylcarbamoyltransferase complex ATPase subunit type 1 TsaE: MTEATGGTGLGTPAPGVLTVRTANAEGSREVARVLARHLRAGDLLVLDGPLGAGKTTFTQGLGQALGVRGAVASPTFVISRVHPSLTGGPALVHVDAYRLGGGVDIDDLDLDADVDDAVTVIEWGRDRVEQLADSHLLLELERPDVVDAPADGDGDALDEPRTLRLTPIGPRWDADAVAALRADLTAIPGEN; this comes from the coding sequence GTGACGGAGGCGACCGGCGGCACCGGGCTCGGCACGCCGGCACCGGGCGTCCTCACGGTGCGCACGGCGAACGCCGAGGGCTCCCGCGAGGTGGCCCGGGTGCTCGCCCGGCACCTGCGCGCCGGAGACCTGCTCGTGCTCGACGGTCCGCTCGGCGCCGGCAAGACCACCTTCACCCAGGGCCTCGGGCAGGCGCTCGGCGTGCGCGGCGCCGTGGCCTCGCCCACCTTCGTCATCTCGCGCGTGCACCCGTCGCTCACGGGCGGCCCCGCCCTCGTGCACGTCGACGCCTACCGCCTGGGCGGCGGCGTCGACATCGACGACCTCGACCTCGACGCGGACGTCGACGACGCCGTGACCGTGATCGAGTGGGGCCGCGACCGCGTCGAGCAGCTCGCCGACTCCCACCTGCTGCTCGAGCTCGAGCGCCCCGACGTCGTGGACGCCCCGGCCGACGGCGACGGGGACGCGCTCGACGAGCCGCGCACCCTCCGCCTCACCCCGATCGGCCCCCGCTGGGACGCGGACGCCGTCGCGGCGCTGCGCGCCGACCTCACCGCGATCCCAGGAGAGAACTGA
- a CDS encoding NAD(P)H-hydrate epimerase: MITAYTAEDVRRAERPLLDADVPLMQRAAAALAARCLPLLRERAGTVPGSRVVLLVGPGSNGGDALFAGAHLARRGAAVTAVQTEAALHDAGAAALSRAGGCLHRARGADEQTARLLGDADLVVDGVLGIGGRPELSDELAAILAAANASPASVVAVDVPTGVDATTGEAADDAVRAELTVTMGAVKAGLLLPGAAAHVGRVDLVDLGLAPHLPSEPAVRRLETEDVRELWPVPGPADQKYSRGVVTIDAGSADFPGAGVLSASGAARAGAGMVRYRGPAAVRDMILARRPEVVGADGRHQAVVIGSGLSPEDPRCRRGVEELCAEDAVGVLDAGALSAIRPGDRLPSHVVLTPHAGEAARLAEALDLPSSLPPARLAGELARATGATVLLKGEVTLVADGDAPDRLYSQAEATPWLGTAGTGDVLGGILGTLLAAGLPGPLAAALAASVHGRAGVAASRGGTAPLVALDVAEHVPAVLTAILGGAITTVASRGGA, translated from the coding sequence ATGATCACCGCCTACACGGCCGAGGACGTGCGGCGCGCGGAGCGCCCCCTGCTCGACGCCGACGTGCCCCTCATGCAGCGGGCGGCGGCCGCGCTCGCCGCCCGCTGCCTGCCCCTCCTGCGCGAGCGCGCCGGGACGGTCCCCGGCTCGCGCGTCGTGCTGCTCGTGGGCCCGGGCTCCAACGGCGGCGACGCCCTTTTCGCCGGCGCGCACCTGGCCCGCCGCGGCGCGGCCGTGACCGCCGTGCAGACCGAGGCGGCCCTGCACGACGCCGGCGCCGCCGCCCTGAGCCGTGCCGGGGGCTGTCTCCACCGAGCCCGCGGCGCCGACGAGCAGACCGCGCGCCTGCTCGGGGACGCCGATCTCGTCGTGGACGGCGTGCTCGGCATCGGCGGCCGGCCCGAGCTGTCCGACGAGCTCGCGGCCATCCTCGCCGCCGCGAACGCGAGCCCGGCCTCCGTCGTCGCGGTCGACGTGCCCACGGGCGTGGACGCCACGACGGGCGAGGCCGCCGACGACGCCGTGCGCGCCGAGCTCACCGTCACCATGGGGGCGGTCAAGGCCGGCCTCCTCCTGCCCGGAGCGGCCGCGCACGTCGGACGCGTCGACCTCGTCGACCTCGGGCTCGCCCCGCACCTGCCCTCCGAGCCGGCCGTGCGACGCCTCGAGACCGAGGACGTGCGCGAGCTGTGGCCCGTGCCCGGTCCCGCCGACCAGAAGTACTCGCGCGGGGTCGTGACGATCGACGCCGGCTCGGCCGACTTCCCGGGCGCCGGGGTCCTCTCGGCGAGCGGCGCCGCCCGGGCCGGCGCCGGCATGGTCCGCTACCGCGGTCCCGCGGCCGTGCGGGACATGATCCTCGCGCGCCGCCCCGAGGTGGTCGGCGCCGACGGCCGCCACCAGGCCGTCGTGATCGGCTCCGGGCTGTCCCCCGAGGACCCCCGCTGCCGCCGGGGCGTCGAGGAGCTGTGCGCCGAGGACGCGGTCGGCGTGCTCGACGCCGGCGCGCTCAGCGCGATCCGCCCCGGCGACCGCCTGCCCTCGCACGTGGTCCTGACCCCGCACGCGGGCGAGGCGGCCCGTCTCGCCGAGGCCCTCGACCTGCCCTCGTCGCTCCCGCCGGCGCGCCTGGCCGGCGAGCTCGCCCGGGCCACGGGCGCGACCGTGCTGCTCAAGGGCGAGGTCACCCTCGTGGCCGACGGCGACGCCCCCGACCGCCTGTACTCCCAGGCCGAGGCCACGCCCTGGCTCGGCACCGCGGGCACCGGCGACGTGCTCGGCGGCATCCTGGGCACCCTGCTCGCCGCCGGCCTGCCAGGGCCCCTCGCCGCCGCGCTCGCCGCCTCCGTGCACGGCCGCGCCGGGGTCGCGGCGAGCCGGGGCGGCACCGCCCCGCTCGTGGCCCTCGACGTGGCCGAGCACGTGCCCGCCGTGCTCACCGCTATCCTGGGCGGCGCGATCACCACGGTCGCATCCCGAGGAGGAGCATGA
- a CDS encoding holo-ACP synthase, with the protein MLTPAAEPSDTPEPTGSTSPDDPHDDAGARYLPRLDGTVVGVGVDVVDIVRLVDSLHRTPALVDRLLTPSERSLSDASRAGRVAAKEAVGKALGHPGDFSWQDVTVERTADGRPYLVLRGATERCARALGVTHLHLSLSHDGGVATAIVVAERTVRTATDDDPTAKEPR; encoded by the coding sequence GTGCTGACACCCGCGGCAGAGCCCTCCGACACCCCCGAGCCCACGGGCTCGACGAGCCCCGACGACCCGCACGACGACGCCGGCGCCCGATACCTCCCCCGCCTCGACGGGACGGTGGTGGGCGTCGGCGTCGACGTCGTGGACATCGTGCGCCTCGTCGACTCCCTGCACCGCACGCCTGCGCTGGTCGACCGCCTGCTCACCCCGAGCGAGCGGTCCCTGTCCGACGCCTCGCGCGCCGGCCGCGTCGCCGCCAAGGAGGCCGTGGGCAAGGCGCTCGGCCATCCCGGGGACTTCTCGTGGCAGGACGTCACGGTCGAGCGCACCGCGGACGGGCGCCCCTACCTCGTGCTGCGCGGCGCGACCGAGCGGTGTGCGCGCGCCCTCGGCGTCACCCACCTGCACCTCTCCCTGTCGCACGACGGAGGGGTCGCGACCGCCATCGTCGTCGCCGAGCGGACCGTGCGCACGGCCACGGACGACGACCCGACCGCGAAGGAGCCCCGATGA
- the alr gene encoding alanine racemase, with amino-acid sequence MSVAIPAEDPRHIPNRAVIDPGAITHNTRAMASLLEEQTALMAIVKADGYGHGMLTAARAALEGGATWLGVAHPASALALARAGLDVPIFTWLYEPVTAAEVLPEVIDAGIDVSVGSLKMLRLVSEAARSVDRRARVHVKIDSGMGRNGVLTSQVAGLGGEIGEDDHVQLVAAWTHLSVADDPADPETDRQIDEFDAACEILGQETGPVPLQHVANSAATISRPDLHRDIVRPGIALYGYPPLPLPDGKRLRPAMSLTSRLALVKDVEAGQHVGYGHTYTTPAPTRLGLVPIGYADGLHRAASGQVDVMVRTRIGDQTARQVGRISMDQIVIDLGPDSKAQSGDQVILFGERAQAVLDDGTVPTAEDWARAAGTIPYEMLTSVSSRVTREVQS; translated from the coding sequence ATGAGCGTCGCCATACCCGCGGAGGACCCGCGGCACATCCCCAACCGTGCGGTGATCGATCCCGGCGCGATCACGCACAACACGCGGGCGATGGCCTCCCTGCTCGAGGAGCAGACGGCGCTCATGGCGATCGTCAAGGCCGACGGCTACGGGCACGGCATGCTGACCGCCGCCCGCGCCGCCCTCGAGGGCGGCGCCACGTGGCTCGGCGTCGCCCATCCCGCCTCCGCGCTCGCGCTCGCGCGGGCGGGCCTCGACGTCCCCATCTTCACGTGGCTGTACGAGCCGGTCACGGCCGCCGAGGTGCTGCCCGAGGTGATCGACGCGGGCATCGACGTGTCCGTCGGCTCCCTCAAGATGCTGCGCCTGGTCTCCGAGGCCGCCCGCTCCGTCGATCGGCGCGCGCGCGTGCACGTCAAGATCGACTCGGGCATGGGGCGCAACGGCGTGCTCACCTCCCAGGTCGCGGGCCTGGGAGGGGAGATCGGCGAGGACGACCACGTCCAGCTGGTCGCGGCCTGGACCCATCTGTCGGTCGCCGACGACCCCGCCGACCCCGAGACCGACCGGCAGATCGACGAGTTCGACGCCGCGTGCGAGATCCTCGGCCAGGAGACCGGCCCCGTGCCGCTCCAGCACGTCGCCAACTCCGCGGCCACCATCTCGCGGCCCGACCTCCACCGCGATATCGTGCGCCCCGGCATCGCCCTGTACGGCTACCCGCCGCTGCCCCTGCCCGACGGCAAGCGCCTGCGCCCGGCCATGTCCCTCACGAGCCGGCTCGCCCTCGTCAAGGACGTCGAGGCCGGTCAGCACGTCGGCTACGGGCACACCTACACCACGCCCGCCCCCACCCGGCTCGGCCTCGTGCCCATCGGCTACGCCGACGGGCTGCACCGCGCGGCCTCCGGCCAGGTCGACGTCATGGTGCGCACCCGCATCGGCGACCAGACCGCCCGCCAGGTGGGCCGCATCTCGATGGACCAGATCGTGATAGACCTCGGCCCCGACTCCAAGGCGCAGTCCGGCGACCAGGTGATCCTGTTCGGCGAGCGCGCCCAGGCCGTCCTGGACGACGGCACCGTGCCGACCGCCGAGGACTGGGCGCGCGCGGCCGGCACCATCCCCTACGAGATGCTCACGTCGGTGAGCAGCCGGGTGACGCGGGAGGTCCAGTCGTGA
- the tsaB gene encoding tRNA (adenosine(37)-N6)-threonylcarbamoyltransferase complex dimerization subunit type 1 TsaB, which translates to MWLGIDTSGAVSVAVADDPRDAADCTVRAVVGDDRARHHDEVLLGLVDEALERAGIGRGDLTGIVAGRGPGPFTGLRVGLVVARTLSAVLDVPLLGLCSLDALAHQAAIGAIVPGPVATAEEPEELTVAVALDARRREVYHARYVASAGSLRRTDGPAVHAPADIADSLRACDVLVGSGAHLYPELLPATADLRHVDAGHLLRAAALERAAGEDLSSTAPLYLREPDAAKPTARKSALGR; encoded by the coding sequence ATGTGGCTCGGCATCGACACCTCCGGCGCCGTGAGCGTCGCCGTCGCCGACGACCCGCGCGACGCCGCCGACTGCACGGTGCGCGCGGTCGTCGGAGACGACCGCGCCCGGCACCACGACGAGGTCCTCCTCGGCCTCGTCGACGAGGCCCTGGAACGGGCCGGCATCGGACGCGGCGACCTCACCGGCATCGTCGCCGGCCGCGGACCGGGGCCCTTCACGGGGCTGCGGGTGGGCCTGGTCGTCGCGCGCACGCTGTCGGCCGTGCTCGACGTGCCGCTCCTGGGCCTGTGCTCGCTCGACGCCCTCGCCCACCAGGCCGCGATCGGCGCCATCGTGCCGGGGCCCGTCGCGACCGCCGAGGAACCCGAGGAGCTCACCGTGGCCGTCGCCCTCGACGCGCGCCGCCGCGAGGTCTACCACGCGCGCTACGTCGCGTCGGCCGGCTCGCTGCGCCGCACCGACGGCCCCGCGGTGCACGCCCCCGCCGACATCGCCGACTCGCTGCGCGCGTGCGACGTGCTCGTCGGCTCCGGCGCCCACCTGTACCCGGAGCTGCTGCCCGCCACCGCGGACCTGCGCCACGTCGACGCCGGTCATCTGCTGCGGGCCGCCGCGCTCGAGCGCGCCGCGGGGGAGGACCTCTCCTCGACCGCGCCGCTGTACCTGCGCGAGCCCGACGCCGCCAAGCCGACCGCGCGCAAGAGCGCCCTGGGGCGCTGA